From a region of the Trueperaceae bacterium genome:
- a CDS encoding ABC transporter permease, whose translation MLGVRFERRPDPSPLLVFAVSLAAILAALLVTGVLFALQGVDPVAGFATILQRTILDPRGSSEVVRKSIPLLLAGVGIVLALRARFWNIGAEGQILAGAVAASGVALFLPVPPALMVPTMFLAGFIAGAAWGFLPAILKVRLGVNEIITTLMLNYVALYIVRWLINGPWRGDSVTGFSYSDRFPEYAWLPTIGTTRLHWPTLLIGLVLALLLAFVLFRTRLGFEIRMMGESPEAARYAGVDFFWTTIALVCVAAGAAGIAGVGEVAGIHQRLLEPTSISLGYGYTAIIVALLARGNPLATIVTALFMGLVFASGDIMKVSLRLPSQMPSVINGLVLLFLVCSEPLLRYRLVRRGGGPKRRVAKAN comes from the coding sequence TTGCTAGGAGTTCGCTTCGAGCGACGGCCCGATCCGTCGCCGCTGCTCGTGTTCGCCGTCTCGCTTGCCGCCATCCTCGCGGCCCTGCTGGTTACGGGCGTCCTCTTCGCTCTTCAAGGGGTCGATCCGGTGGCCGGCTTCGCCACCATCCTCCAGCGGACGATCCTCGACCCGCGAGGCTCGAGCGAGGTAGTGCGCAAGTCGATCCCGCTGCTGTTGGCCGGGGTAGGGATCGTACTCGCTCTGCGGGCGCGCTTCTGGAATATCGGTGCCGAGGGGCAGATCCTGGCGGGAGCCGTCGCCGCTTCCGGCGTGGCTCTCTTCCTGCCGGTGCCGCCGGCACTGATGGTGCCGACGATGTTCCTCGCCGGGTTCATCGCGGGCGCCGCCTGGGGGTTCCTGCCGGCGATCCTCAAGGTGCGCCTAGGCGTCAACGAGATAATCACGACGCTGATGCTCAACTACGTTGCCCTCTACATCGTCCGCTGGCTCATCAACGGACCGTGGCGGGGCGACAGCGTCACCGGCTTCTCCTACAGCGACCGCTTCCCCGAGTACGCCTGGCTGCCCACGATCGGCACGACTCGACTCCATTGGCCGACCCTCCTGATCGGCCTGGTTCTGGCGCTACTGCTCGCCTTCGTACTCTTCCGCACCCGGCTCGGGTTCGAGATCAGGATGATGGGCGAGAGCCCTGAGGCGGCTCGGTACGCCGGCGTCGACTTCTTCTGGACCACCATCGCCCTGGTCTGCGTGGCGGCCGGAGCAGCCGGGATCGCCGGCGTCGGAGAGGTGGCGGGCATCCACCAGCGTCTGCTCGAGCCCACCAGCATCTCGCTCGGCTACGGCTATACCGCGATAATCGTCGCGCTGCTGGCGCGCGGCAATCCGCTCGCTACGATCGTGACAGCTCTGTTCATGGGCCTCGTATTCGCCTCCGGCGACATCATGAAGGTCTCGCTGCGACTCCCTTCGCAGATGCCCAGCGTCATCAACGGCCTGGTCCTGCTCTTCCTGGTCTGCTCCGAACCGCTCCTGCGTTACCGCCTGGTGAGGCGCGGGGGAGGGCCGAAACGCAGGGTGGCGAAGGCGAACTGA